The Methylomonas montana genome has a window encoding:
- a CDS encoding methyltransferase domain-containing protein: MDTSIEISESVRHYYGQVLQSSNDLKTSACCTIDAMPGYLKALLAGLHPEVLERFYGCGSPLPPALPGKTVLDLGCGSGRDCYLLSKLVGPQGRVIGVDMTPEQLEVAVRHRAWHADRFGYSNVEFLHGHIENLAAVGIADNSIDVVVSNCVINLSPEKPKVLAEIFRVLKPGGELYFSDVFADRRIPAELRQDPVLLGECLGGALYWEDFRRILQNLGCPDVRVVKQNAISLDDPEVAAKIGMVNFKSVTVRAFKLELEDRCEDYGQVACYLGSIAEHPHAFDLDDHHHFETGRPLRVCGNTADMLAATRYAEHFQVLGDQSRHFGLFDCAPAPRGEAVAAEGACC; the protein is encoded by the coding sequence ATGGACACCAGTATCGAGATCAGCGAATCGGTTCGTCATTATTACGGCCAAGTGCTGCAATCCAGCAACGATCTGAAAACCAGCGCCTGTTGCACGATCGACGCGATGCCCGGTTATTTGAAAGCATTATTAGCCGGCTTGCATCCGGAAGTATTGGAACGCTTTTACGGCTGCGGTTCGCCGCTGCCGCCAGCCTTGCCTGGCAAAACCGTGCTGGACCTGGGCTGCGGCAGCGGCCGCGATTGCTATTTGCTATCGAAACTGGTCGGCCCGCAGGGGCGAGTGATAGGCGTGGATATGACGCCCGAGCAACTGGAAGTGGCGGTGCGACACCGCGCTTGGCACGCCGATCGATTCGGTTACTCCAATGTCGAATTTCTGCACGGCCATATCGAAAATCTGGCGGCCGTCGGCATCGCCGACAACAGCATCGATGTGGTGGTCTCCAACTGCGTGATCAATCTGTCGCCGGAAAAACCCAAGGTGCTGGCGGAAATCTTCCGGGTTTTGAAACCCGGCGGCGAGTTGTATTTTTCAGATGTGTTCGCCGACCGGCGGATTCCGGCCGAATTGCGCCAGGACCCTGTGTTGCTGGGCGAGTGTCTGGGCGGGGCCTTATATTGGGAAGACTTTAGAAGGATTTTGCAGAACCTGGGTTGCCCAGACGTGCGGGTTGTGAAACAAAACGCCATCAGCCTGGATGACCCGGAAGTGGCGGCCAAGATCGGCATGGTCAATTTCAAATCGGTGACGGTGCGCGCCTTCAAACTGGAGCTGGAAGACCGCTGCGAGGATTATGGCCAGGTGGCTTGCTATCTGGGCAGCATCGCCGAACATCCGCATGCCTTCGATCTGGACGACCATCATCATTTCGAAACCGGCCGGCCGCTGCGGGTGTGCGGCAATACCGCCGACATGCTGGCCGCCACCCGCTATGCCGAGCACTTTCAAGTATTGGGCGATCAATCCCGGCATTTCGGCTTGTTCGATTGTGCACCGGCGCCGCGCGGCGAAGCGGTGGCTGCCGAGGGTGCCTGCTGTTGA
- a CDS encoding sigma-70 family RNA polymerase sigma factor yields the protein MREQTLAAQRPILFRYALLQLRDSTLADDAVQDTLLAALQSPSNFKGNSGLRTWLIGILKHKIADHWRRQGRETTISAFEPVDSHDDDADLDIDAFFIGDGHWNGGPKVWSDPEAALKQQEFWAVYELCHNNLPPKLAKIFMLRELVGLAAEEVCQETGISEANYWVCMHRARLRLRECLELRWFNHAK from the coding sequence TTGCGTGAACAAACCCTGGCCGCGCAACGACCGATACTGTTTCGCTATGCACTATTGCAATTACGCGACAGCACATTGGCCGACGACGCCGTGCAAGATACACTGCTGGCAGCCTTGCAATCACCATCGAATTTCAAAGGCAATTCCGGCTTGCGAACCTGGTTGATCGGTATTCTTAAGCATAAAATCGCCGATCACTGGCGACGACAGGGCCGGGAAACCACTATTTCCGCATTCGAGCCGGTGGATAGCCATGATGACGATGCAGATTTGGACATCGACGCGTTTTTTATCGGCGACGGTCACTGGAACGGCGGCCCAAAGGTCTGGTCCGACCCGGAAGCGGCGTTAAAGCAGCAGGAGTTCTGGGCAGTCTACGAGCTTTGCCATAACAATCTGCCGCCGAAACTGGCCAAAATCTTCATGTTGCGGGAGTTGGTTGGGCTGGCAGCCGAGGAAGTCTGTCAGGAAACCGGAATCAGCGAAGCCAATTACTGGGTTTGTATGCATCGGGCCCGATTGAGATTGCGCGAATGTCTGGAATTGCGTTGGTTCAATCATGCCAAATAA
- a CDS encoding zf-HC2 domain-containing protein, translating to MRSCREITALVSQALDKPLRLTERLAVAVHLLMCSRCRNFQSQTRFIRKAARRYVDDLPTRLDKKS from the coding sequence ATGCGTAGTTGTCGAGAAATTACCGCCTTGGTGTCCCAGGCACTGGACAAACCATTGAGATTGACCGAACGTTTGGCGGTTGCTGTGCATCTGCTGATGTGTTCCCGCTGCCGCAACTTCCAATCCCAAACCCGGTTCATCCGCAAGGCCGCCCGCCGATATGTTGACGACTTGCCAACCCGGTTGGACAAAAAATCGTAA
- a CDS encoding glutathione S-transferase family protein translates to MSYLVFYTNPQSRGRIAHWMLEEIGEPYETVWLEFGPAMKSAEYLAVNPMGKVPALKHGDALVTETAAICAYLADRFPKANLMPTANHPARADYFRWLFFAAGPLELAVTAKALSWQVPEGKSGFVGFGSYDATIAAVEKALVPGPYICGAQFTAADVYVGSQLGWGMMFGTIEKRPLFEDYVGRVYARPAAQEASRLNENYLRSRQP, encoded by the coding sequence ATGAGCTATTTGGTGTTTTATACCAATCCACAATCACGAGGGCGTATCGCCCACTGGATGCTGGAAGAGATCGGCGAACCGTATGAAACAGTTTGGCTGGAATTCGGACCCGCCATGAAAAGCGCCGAATATCTGGCCGTAAACCCGATGGGCAAGGTGCCGGCCCTGAAACACGGCGATGCTTTGGTCACGGAAACTGCCGCCATCTGTGCTTATCTGGCTGATCGTTTTCCGAAGGCAAACCTGATGCCTACGGCCAACCATCCAGCACGTGCCGACTATTTTCGCTGGCTGTTTTTCGCGGCGGGCCCGCTGGAACTGGCCGTTACCGCCAAGGCGCTGAGTTGGCAGGTGCCCGAGGGCAAGAGCGGTTTCGTCGGCTTTGGCAGTTACGACGCAACCATCGCCGCGGTCGAAAAAGCGCTGGTGCCCGGACCTTATATTTGCGGCGCGCAATTTACCGCAGCTGACGTGTATGTGGGTTCGCAGCTGGGCTGGGGCATGATGTTTGGCACCATCGAAAAACGTCCGCTGTTTGAAGACTATGTGGGGCGAGTTTACGCGCGGCCGGCAGCCCAGGAAGCCAGTCGCCTTAACGAAAATTATTTGCGTAGTCGCCAGCCCTGA
- the murI gene encoding glutamate racemase, whose amino-acid sequence MKSLRNDAPIGVFDSGVGGLSVLRAIRDELPAESLLYVADSGYAPYGDRDAGFIADRATKITELLLEYGVKTVVVACNTATVVAIEKLRSWCPVPVVAMEPAIKPAAQRTRSGVVGVLATSQTLASPSVARLCAAHGKNIEILLQPCPGLVEQVEKAELTSDTSRALLIRYISPLLEAGADTLVLGCTHYPFLNKLIREIAGPDVAIVDPATAVAKEVARRLGDQRVSSLRSSPAAARFISSAAADDASAIISALWGNSVIVHGIEQHRSNQVTAR is encoded by the coding sequence ATGAAAAGCCTTCGCAACGACGCCCCGATTGGCGTATTTGACTCAGGTGTAGGAGGATTATCCGTTCTGCGCGCAATCCGCGACGAACTCCCCGCGGAAAGCTTGCTGTACGTGGCCGATTCCGGCTATGCGCCCTACGGCGACAGGGATGCGGGTTTTATCGCGGATCGGGCGACCAAGATTACCGAGCTTCTGCTCGAATATGGCGTTAAGACAGTGGTGGTCGCCTGCAACACGGCCACCGTGGTGGCTATCGAAAAACTTCGCTCATGGTGTCCGGTACCCGTGGTTGCCATGGAGCCGGCCATTAAACCGGCGGCACAACGCACCAGGTCCGGCGTGGTCGGCGTACTGGCCACCAGCCAGACACTGGCAAGCCCAAGCGTCGCCAGGCTCTGCGCAGCCCACGGTAAAAACATTGAAATTCTGTTACAGCCCTGCCCAGGATTGGTGGAGCAGGTCGAAAAAGCTGAATTGACCAGCGATACCAGCCGCGCCCTTCTGATCCGCTATATCTCGCCGCTGCTGGAAGCCGGAGCCGACACACTGGTGCTCGGCTGTACTCATTATCCATTTCTTAACAAACTCATTCGGGAGATCGCCGGCCCGGACGTTGCCATCGTCGACCCCGCCACCGCAGTGGCGAAGGAAGTGGCGCGGCGTCTTGGAGACCAGCGCGTATCCTCGCTTCGCAGCAGCCCGGCGGCGGCCAGATTTATCTCAAGTGCAGCGGCCGATGACGCGAGCGCCATCATATCGGCGTTGTGGGGCAACAGCGTGATCGTGCATGGCATCGAGCAGCATCGCTCGAACCAGGTCACCGCGCGCTAA
- a CDS encoding FMN-binding negative transcriptional regulator, which produces MYVPKQFEEPSVETMHELIRAQPLSTLVTLSSDGLNANHIPLHLSESPGPFGTLRGHVARANPVLADFTGTTETLAIFHGPNAYISPSWYATKKQTGKVVPTWNYSVVHAYGCVRVVDDTLWLRAQLEMLTRHNEASFPEPWAVADAPAEFTDSLLAAIVGVEMVITRLTGKWKVSQNQPPQNQASLIAGLQASGLQSMAALVETGAKQAH; this is translated from the coding sequence ATGTACGTCCCCAAACAATTCGAGGAACCGAGCGTTGAGACGATGCACGAACTGATCCGTGCGCAGCCCTTGTCCACATTGGTCACATTATCCTCGGACGGCTTGAACGCCAATCACATTCCGCTGCATTTATCCGAGTCGCCAGGGCCGTTTGGTACGCTGCGCGGCCATGTCGCCCGCGCTAATCCGGTGTTGGCTGACTTTACCGGTACGACCGAGACTCTGGCCATTTTCCATGGCCCCAATGCCTACATTAGCCCTTCTTGGTATGCGACCAAAAAACAAACCGGAAAAGTCGTGCCGACCTGGAACTACAGCGTGGTGCACGCCTATGGTTGCGTACGTGTCGTGGACGACACGCTCTGGTTGCGCGCGCAACTTGAGATGCTGACCAGGCATAACGAAGCGTCGTTTCCCGAGCCATGGGCGGTGGCCGATGCACCCGCCGAATTCACCGACAGTTTATTAGCGGCTATTGTCGGCGTGGAAATGGTCATCACCCGGCTAACCGGCAAATGGAAGGTGAGCCAGAATCAACCGCCGCAGAATCAGGCCAGCCTGATTGCCGGCTTGCAGGCCAGTGGTTTACAGTCTATGGCCGCCTTGGTGGAGACCGGCGCGAAACAGGCGCACTGA